The sequence ATCAGGGAGTTAATAAACAAAAAACTATTTGTACACTGAACATCAGTCGGTCACAGTCTTGCTATGTTCATCACATAAGATGCACCTCGCTCAGTGAAATGCCTCTGGTTATTATGTCATTACATAAGTCCCTTGGCAGGAAAGGTTATGCCCTAccccctctctgatttttgccagGAAGACTGAGAAGATTTAGGATATGCGCACTCTACAGGAGCCGTCTCCTTTCAGACCACAAGAGCCCTTTGATGTCCTTTCCAAACTGCTGTCACAGACTTTCCATTTAGGCAGGAACAGCCAGGCCTAAAAGTAGAATCATATGGTTCTCTCCTGAGGGAAGGGTCCCCAGGGGCTGTCTTGAGATCAGAAAAATGAGTGGGCCCTGAAGGCAACTCGCGGATTTTCCTGGGGGATGCTCAGTGACAGAGGATCATTGTCATTTACGTTCTAAAACGGTAATGTCAGGAGGACGTCCTGAGAACGTCCTCCAAGCTGTGTATGGTTACTTAATTCATTTCGTTTGAGCACTACTTCATTACCAGACCCTGTTTATTTTAGGGTGACCTCTCCCGTACGTCTTAAACGTATGTCTCTTACAGGCTTTGCGTTGATCCCTTCCCCTTGCCCTACTTTTCTCTcgatggcagcaggaggaggcagCTTCCTGTGCAAGGGGCCCAGGGTAGGGTATGAGGTCTGGCATAGTGGAGTAACCCTAATCAGGCTCTGGTATCCTTCTCCTGAACATTTCGCTCAGGTCTTATCTCCTTCCTCTTCCCTCCCTCACTCAGCTTATCACTTCAGTTAATTGAAAACCAGCAAGCTGCTCCTGCAGAAAGGGATTTGCACCTTCTTAAAGGGGCACAGCGCACATTTTAATctcacaaagttttttttttttccttttttgcaaAATTATTTTCATCTGGCTTACAAGATAAGCCTGCCCTAGCATGGACAGACGGGCCAAGATCTATATTCTTAAAGAAATGCAGAAGTAAAATGCTATGTATCAGTCATAGATTGTATGTAGTGTAACGACAATAGACAGCAAATGTGTAAGCAGTAAAAAACACGGCAAAACAGACCCTCAAAAAACACGGATGAAGTctgtgtgacatccgtattgcatctgtgtttttttccgcatctgttgctccgttccatggccccggaaaaattatagatcatgtcctattcttgtccgttttgtggacaagaataggctattctctaatgggccgcccgttccgcaaattgtggaaggcacacgggcggcatccgtgttttgcgcaccgcaaaacatggcacgtttgtgtgaacgagcccttagaggggttctccaggatttaacaactgatgacctatccctaagAGAACTCAGAATTATCAGATCAGCCAGTGTCTGGCACCCCGCACCCCGGCAATCAGTTGttcctgagtagtgttgagcgaacttgtaatttttttcaagttcggcgtacaaggttcgggttatctaagaattccgttatggattccactaccacggaccataatttatggtccgtggtagtggaatccataacagaattcttaaatAATCCGAACCTTGTAAGCCGAACTGGAAAAcactggttcgctcatccctgtTCCTGAGTGGTGCTGGTATTACACCGCTTCATTCATTGTGTAGTGGAGGGagttggttactgcagcactgctgacTGGGAGTGGTCCTgccgtaaccagctccatccactacacagtggTAGGTCCTGCGCCATATTTACTCCCGACCAGCTGCTCACCGGATGCACAGGGTGTGGGAGCtccaccagtctgatattgatgacctttcctagtTGATAaatcctggagaatccctttaattctgCAACCTCCAGAGCTGAAATCAGAGGCTGCTTTGGTGATGTACTATTTGGCAAGTGGAGTCTTTATACCAGATACCACTTGGTAATCAGAGTTTCAGCAGCTCAGCTCCACTGTATTGGCATGTCACACTTttgggggaagatttatcaaactggtgtaaatgaaaactggcttagttgcccatagcaaccaatcggattccacctttcattttccaaagaagcttggaaaaatgaaaggtggaaattcagtggttgctatgggcaactaagccagttttcctttacatcagttttgataattcTACCCCTTGTTGTTTTGGCAGAatttcttcttttattttttcaatcttgggcccctttcacatgaacgaGTTTTCTGCaaagggtgcaatgcgtgacgagaacgcatagcacccgcactgaatcctgacccattcatttcaattggtctgtgtacatgagattttttttaatattttttttttttttcacgcatcagttctgcgttgcgtgcaaaatgcagcatgttctatattctggcttcatagaagtgaatgggtcttcagGTGCGtacacaatgcgtttttcactggcggttgctaagagatgttgtttgtaaaccttccgttttttttatcgcgcgtgtgaaaaacgcatcaaaacgcattgcactcgcgcggcaaaaactgaacgcaattgcagacaaaactgactgaacttgcttgcaaaatggtgcgagttttactgaacgcatccggatctaatccgtcacgctcgtgtgaaagaggccttaaggcccattcagatggccgtagtgctttgcagatccacaaaacacggatactggacgtgtgcgttctgcaatttgcggaccgcacatggccacaaccataatagaaaatgcttattcttgttcgcaattgcggacaagctcTCTTTTCCACGCAACGGAACCAttgcgtgctgtctgcatcttttgctgccccattaaaatgaatgggtccgcacctggcagaacagatgcggactcgttcatacggccgtctgaatgagcccttaagaaggttacaaataataataaagagAAACACAAATAAAACACAGAACCTGGTGAATACACTGCAGCATCACTTCTATGAACATaccctaaggccccattcacacaaaatctgCCACATATTCCTTGATCGAAGCCGTCGTCGTTTCTGAATGGAGCTAATCCATGAACGGACACTGCCAGCCATGCAAACTGCAGTGGGGTCTACCATTAAAAACAGTGGAAGGAGAACTCTGAGCAGCTGCCACCTAAATTTTGGCCTCAAAAGACTGTGTGAACAGGGCCTTATGACTATTACTGAAGATAAGCTTACCAACAGTTTCCTATGACATCCAGTAGAATTTGGAATGAAGGTCTGAGTCCTATTATATGCTGGACTGAGAATACACGCAGTAAAGTGATGCTTGATGTTTTTAGCCCTTTATCAACTTTTTGTAATCAATTTATCTTTCAGGTACATTGTTATAACGTTTATTAACTTcagtatttatttttcttttctctctACAGTAGACACCAGTCTGTCTTTCGACTCCAGTAAGCAGGGCCATTGGTGCAGCGTGGCGTACTGGGAGCACCGGACACGCGTGGGCCGCCTCTATGCTGTGCGTCAGCCTTCAGTCAGCATCTTCTATGATCTACCTCAAGGGAGCGGCTTCTGCCTGGGCCAGTTGAATCTGGAGAATCGGAGTGAGGCTGCGTCCAGGACACGAGGGAAGATCGGACTGGGTATTGTGCTAAGCAAGGAGCCGGATGGGGTGTGGACCTATAATCGCAGCGACCACCCTATTTTTGTAAACTCTCCAACGCTTGATTCACCCAGCTGCCGGTCCCTTGTTGTACGCAAGGTGATGCCCGGCTATTCCCTCAAAGTGTTTGACTATAAGAAGTCGTGCATCCTACAGCATCTCCCCGCGCCCCCGGAATATGCAGATGGACCGTATGACCCTAACAGTATACGCATCAGTTTTGCTAAGGGCTGGGGACCATGCTACTCTCGCCAGATGATCACCTCCTGCCCCTGCTGGCTGGAGGTGTTGTTAGGACGGTAGCAGCCAGTCCACtggttttttgccattttttgtttCTTCTCCATTCAGTTGATGTATTAACATCGAAGGATACAGACCACTTCCAGCTGACCGATTAGTTAGTAAGGCCCCTGGTTAACCCCTCTTCTGTCATAGAGGCATGCATTACCTGGTTTATAATCTACACGCGTGTTAATAATGCACATCATGCCTCATTGCCAGAAGATGGGCTTTCCAACATCAATACACGATGGAACTGAGGAGCCATTTCCTTCTTTGGGATTTAACCTTGATTTAGCCCCGTTTCCTCATGCTCTTGGCTGTAGCTGCCATGTTATCCTGCATGTTTGAAGAACACGGCTGTGAACACCCTGATGCCGCACAACTATGCACATGGTTACAAGATGACACCTCTGTGGATCTGCGTCATGTCACATTAACCTTTCCGGTGCCATAAGAATGAACCTCTTCTTGCCACAAGGACCTggactgcctttttttttttttttttttttttaactttgcaaTGTACTGCAGGTCCTTGGTATTAAAATAGTTAATTTCCTTTTGAAGGAGGCATCCACACTACTACACACACTTCTCACAAAAAAAAGGACTCTCCCAAATACCGTGCCCTAGATTTAATATAAAATGTTTATATAttatatggaaaatatatattatacttGTAAATACGGAGTCATTTTTACAATGTCATTATTTATGTATGGTGCAATGTGTATATGAACCTAAGTACAAATAAAATGCACTTTGGCTTTTACAGTTCTTCCAGCACAGAATCAATAGACGAAAACCAGTGTAGTGAAAACGCACGTGAAATTTATCTTAACGGTTCACTTCATGGGTGGCCAGaggcaatttaaaggggttaataGGGTTTCAATTAAAGAAAAAGGCTATGCTTTGTATTATGAAAAGTTGTACCATTTTCAAGTATACTTTTTGTAATCAATTTCTCACAAGAGTTAAAGGGTGCAGGggtaggataggtcatcgatatctgatcTTCAggtgtccgacacccagcacccctgccgggCAGCTGGTcgaggaggaggcagcgctccatGCGAATTgtcgcttcctgttcattacactgcgcGTCGTCTCCTGTGGAGCAGCGGCGTAGTGTATTTACAAGTATTCgctccattcaggtgaatggagcgagtacttatcATTACACTGCGTTTTTTTCCGAGACggcgggcagtgtaatgaagagtaaGTAGTGCCTTCTCCTGTTTCTCTCCCTGCTTGCTGCTGATATGTCGACAGTGAGCAGTAAGACAGACAGGAGACGGCACATGCGCAGGACGCGTGCCTTCtcgtcatacagctgatcagtggtggtgtcGGACCCCGGCTGTTCTGATGTTGATGATctaacctgaggataggccatcaatactaaAAGctttgcttgctgtcattcagtgGGAACCTTCTTTGTTTGCTTTCAGTGGATAATAATCTGCTTATGTGACAGACCAGGTGTGGACAGTCTAATTGCAGCTGCATTGCATAGCTGTGCGCACCCCACCAGCAAACTGCTGCTATTTTCCTTAAAAATTCACtattgttaatggccgtgcaGTTTTGCCAGTAAAAATACAAAACCGTGTGGCCACgaacaataggcaagcagctgagaatgaattattaaaggggtgttccgagacttttatactgatgacctgtcctctggataggtcatcagaatgtGATCGTTGGGTTTTCTGACACCcatgacccccgccgatcacctgTGCTCGCAGTAGCACCTTGGCCTTCTCTTAGCTCACCAAGCGCAGAGCCATACATTATATAGCGGAAGTGCTTGTTATCGCagccccattcgcttcaatggggctgagctgcgcctaggccacgcgaCGTCACCGggctaagctgtgagaaggccgctgtGCTACTgcaagtgccttctcaaacagctgattgacgtggatcccaggtgtcagatccccacgatcagatactggtgacctatctagtataaaaatctcagaaaataaGGTAAGTGCTGCTGACATGCGGAAGAATGATCATATTAACAATAGCTTGTTACCATGCAGTAGGATGATTGTTACACTTAAATGTCCTTTAGGCCTCTTAGACACGAGCGAGTTTCccacgcgggtgcgatgcgtgaagtgaacgcatagcacccgcactgaatcatgacccattcattccagtgggtctgtgtacatgagcgggtgttttttttttgttttgtttttcacgcatcagttctgcgttgcatgaaaaacgtagcatgttctatattctgtgttttacacgcagccccatagaagtgaatggggcttcagtgaaaaaacgcattgcatccgcaaaccagtgcggatgcaatgcatttgtcactgatggttgctaggagatgttgtttgtaaaccttcagggtttttttatcacgcacatcaaaacacattgcaccgcgtggaaaaaactgaactgaatgcaaAACTGACTAAACTTTCTTGCGAAATGGTGCAAGAAAGTGCAGTGCATCTGTGTGTCCATCCTATTCAGTACAGATTTTGGATCCACTGGAGGGAAGTAAGGGAGAATCTTACTGAATGCCTGTTTCTTTAAATTGATCTGTTATGATCCATTTGAGGGGGGGAGACGAGACGTAATATTCCACAATGCAGATACTCACAGGAAGTCCAGAAAAAAGATTTGCCCCAAGTTTCCTACTAAGAACCTCCAAAAATCGGAATGCATTTGGCATACAGAGGATTTTAGGATTAGTGCTCGTTGACCTTGATCTAGGTGACTACATGCACTTGTCCTGTTCACCTGTTAGGGTTTCCTCACATGTATTATGTAGGGGAAGTTGAGTGCACTGGATGTGTGTTGTCCTATTTTATCATACAACCACTGGAGTACAGGATACATTAGTAGTCTGACCATCCTGTGGATGTTTAAATTGGACAAGTTTGACAATTGGATAGGTCCGTAATTGATCTGTCAACAGATGACCACGCAAACCGGTTTAGAAAATTAAAGACTTTGTCCAAACATTATCTCATCTGTTTGATTCAGTTTAAAGGTAGAGGTAGCCATACATTTCCTGTTTTATATTTAATAAGTGTCCAAACTTTTCTTTGCAATATTACATTGTGCACCTGTTAGAAACAGCTTTAGGATTCATGCAAATGACCATATcagttttgcggtcagcaaaataCGGAGGcagtccgtgtgcgttctgcatcttatttaatttttttccagaccctttcacttcaatgggtctgtggtttccattttgcagacatatattttctttttgtggaacagacgcggaaagcacacggatgatccgtgtgctttctgcatctgtatgtttgctccccaaaaagatagaacatgtcttatacttggctgcaaaatgtggaccacggacccactgcaggtttttcagccaaagccagaagtggattaaaAAGGAATCTGAAATATAAAATAAAGATGTAcactttggctgaaaaacctgtaggaaaatctgcctcaaaacctctaaaaaaaataaaataaaaattgtgaccCTACCCTTGTACAGTGTGGATTTTCCCCTGCAGTATATGAGCCCTATGTGAACGTACGCTAAAAAAGTTTCCAGTGCTCTTGCTCAATATGGGAACAATCTGCATTTTATCTGAAATGTATTTTACCCAATAGATGATTATAACTGAAGGCGATCCTCTggtttaagttaaaaaaaaatatatatttgtaatggGAACAAACCAAGCATTTTCCTGGTCACCTCCttttaggtgcagatccgtcagtTCCTTGGCttttcttctgccatccaagatggccgtaCCGGTTCTCAAATCACCGGATACATACTGTGCatttggtagcccaagacacttctAGATTGGCCAGGACTGTCCACACaaccagtgctggccaatccatctTGGACTACTAAATGCACAGTATGCATCAGATGAGACTGAGATGCAGTGCAGACATCTTGGATGGCAGCAGAGGAGTCCGGGAATCGATGGATCGGCAGCTAAAAAGATGAGGGCACAGACGGTTCTCTTTGTtccccagttaaaggggttctgcactttgtttaaactgatctatcctctggatagatcatcagcttctgatcggcgggggtctgacacccgggacccctgccgatcagatgctgatgatctatccagaggatagatcttcAGTTTAAACAAAGCAGAACCCCTTTATGCCGcttatgtgaacgtagccttaaacTCTGGTGCTCTGTTCAGGAGTTTACCGTATCCAGCACTACCGGACATGGCCCCATACCATTGGATTCCTATTGATTATAATGGGAACAGACGGTGATCCATCCGTTTCCTGGCATAAATGTCTGCTTTCGGCTGGACAGAAAGTCCTACAGACTTT is a genomic window of Bufo bufo chromosome 1, aBufBuf1.1, whole genome shotgun sequence containing:
- the SMAD6 gene encoding mothers against decapentaplegic homolog 6, encoding MFKSRRTGLVRRLWRSRAGGDGGVSCCGLSEPPDGSPELGSAASGVLKRLKEQPLCTLLEAVESRGAAPGACVLVTRAGPPPHLLLCRLFRWPELQHPGQLKALSGCQGPGGADSNGMCCNPYHYSRLCGPESPPPPYSRLSPKFKQKPLDLSDSYTEMDASSSLCITAGDVPVDTSLSFDSSKQGHWCSVAYWEHRTRVGRLYAVRQPSVSIFYDLPQGSGFCLGQLNLENRSEAASRTRGKIGLGIVLSKEPDGVWTYNRSDHPIFVNSPTLDSPSCRSLVVRKVMPGYSLKVFDYKKSCILQHLPAPPEYADGPYDPNSIRISFAKGWGPCYSRQMITSCPCWLEVLLGR